Part of the Paludisphaera borealis genome, GGCCGAGCCGTCGAAGGCCAGGTCCAGCAGCTTGCCCACCAGGCCCGACCGGGCCGATTTGCGGCTCACCCTGGCCGACCAAAGATAGCCTTTCGGGCCGTCGGCGCGCTCGACCAGCCCCTTGTCGAGCATCAGCTTCAGCATCGTCGCCACCGTGGTCGACGCCACCGCCCGCTTGCTCTGCAAGGCCGCGCGCACCGTCCCCAGGTCGACCGGCCCCGCGTCCCACAACACGTTCAAGATCTCCAGCTCACCGTCCGTCGGCTGCATGCTCGGCGTTCTGGCCATGCGGTTCCCTCCCTCCAGTCCATTGCACGATCTCGGTGATTCGGATTCTAGCGAATTAGAATCGACGTGCAAGAGGCGAGGCAGGATAATTCTCCGGTGATTCCGGACTCAGGGGGGGGCCGAGTTCGATTTCCGAACCCGTGGCGCCCACTGTCGGTCGGAGCGGCGTGAATCTTTAAATCTGCACGTTTTCAGGCGGTCGGGGTG contains:
- a CDS encoding BlaI/MecI/CopY family transcriptional regulator, which encodes MARTPSMQPTDGELEILNVLWDAGPVDLGTVRAALQSKRAVASTTVATMLKLMLDKGLVERADGPKGYLWSARVSRKSARSGLVGKLLDLAFDGSAQGLVAHMLEAGKLSPRDRDEIRRLLDEKSEKPRSKKREADA